ATGGAACAGTTCAATCCTCACAAAACAACAACTCAAACAATTCAGTTGTTTTAAATCAGCCCGTGACTACACAAAGTCACACAACAGTTCAAAGCAAACAACCCGTTCAAGGTAACCAAACTGCTCAAGACAATCAAAACACTTCAGCTACCATAGCAGCTGTTACTGATGTAAATAATGATGACGGACTAGATCCCAATATTTATGGAACAGTCAATGTAAAAGATTGGGACTATCAAATTAATAACAACATTCTTAATTTAACTAATTATCATGGACTAGATAATTTTCGTGTCCAAGATGGTTATCATATTATCATTCCGAATTTGAATGATTTCAATAATGCAAATGTCAATATAAGCGAAGTCAGCAACGTTGGAATTACATCTGATGTTCTTAAAAAAATTCAGGAGGACTGCGGCACCTATTTTCAGACAAGAGTTGCTACAATCGCAATTAGTAAAACTCAAGGTGCCCATAGCGATAAAGTTGTCGCCGAAAATAGTAATTGGGACTCTACCTTTAAACTTCCATCTAGAGAAACTGGATATCTTGAACATGTTGATTTAACCAATCTAGATAAAAGCAAAATTACCAATATAGGAAGTTTATTTGAAAATCAAACGGCCTTAGAGGAAGTAAAGGGCATTGATACATGGGATACAGGCAAGATTACCAATATGAAACGTGTTTTCCATGGTACAACGAATCTTAAAACAATTGGAGATCTTAGCAATTGGGACACTAGTAACGTCACTGATATGTCTTTTATGTTTTCAGGTACTAATATAGACACAGTGGGCGATTTGAGTCACTGGAATACAAGCAAAGTTACCAGTATGAGGGCTATGTTTAGTGGTCTCTGCTCGGTGGGTGATTTAAGCCACTGGGATACTGGTAGTGTCACTGATATGTCTTACATGTTTAGTAATTTAGATCTCCGTTCAGTTGGTGATTTAAGTAATTGGAATACTAGTAAGGTTACTAATATGTCCGGCATGTTTGCGGATTCAGCAATTCGTTCAGCAGGTGACCTAGGAAAATGGGATACCAGCAATGTTACAGATATGTCTGAAATGTTTTCAAGTATGTTTACAAATAGAGGACTTCAGACGGTGGGCGATTTGAGTCACTGGAATACAAGCAAAGTTACCAGTATGAGGGCTATGTTTCAGTACTCGCCTCTCCATACACTAGATTTAAGTAATTGGGACACTAGTAATGTCACTGATATGTCTTACATGTTTCATAATTCATCACTTAATAATGTTGGTGATATAAGTAAATGGGACACTAGCAACGTTACTTATCTAGCAACTATGTTCGATGGATCGGGCCTCAATTATTTTTCAGTATCGAATCCAGGTTCCACTACCAAATTTAACAATAAAATTAAAGTAATGGATGATTTGGCAATAATGGGACAAACCGGTGCAACAATTGCTACTATCAAAGCCCCTACTTTCTATAAAAATATATCTGGAGAAAATCAAGCACAAATTGTTTATGAAACCGTACTTCCTCTTGTAAGAAAGGCAACTGATGAACAATACAAGAGATTCTATGATAATTTAGACGCCAAAAACAAAAAAATGTTCCCGTCCAGAATATTACTTGAGAGAGTTCATCCTGAACATCTATCAAATCCATCAGAGGTTGCTAATTCTATATTTGAAATAAAACTGCCGGAGATACAAAATGGCTCAATCAACTATGTCGACCAAGACGGTAAAGTAATCAAGACTGATCCAATCTCTGGTATGGTTGGAGACAAAATTGACATTAAGGTCTCATTGCCAGATGGTTACGAATTAGCTAACAAAGATGAACAAATTCCTAGTACGGTCACTGTAACTGAAGATGGCATTAAAACCATTACCATCCAAGTTAAGAAACTACCCGCAGTAAAAACTGGCTCAATCAATTATGTTGACCAAGACGGTAAAGTAATCAAGACCGATACAATCTCTGGAAAGGTTGGGGATAAGATTAATGTTAAACTCTCCCTACCAGATGGTTATGAATTAGCTAACAAAGATGAACAAATTCCTAGTACGGTCACTGTAACTGAAGATGGCATCAGCCCTATTAGTGTCAATATTAAGAAGATCAATACCACTTTAGCTGATAATGAAGTTCCTTACGATTCAACTACTGTATCAAATAATGTAAATTCCAATTACGGAAACTTAGATGTTTACAGCTTAACCGAAAACGATCAAGGGCAAGCCCAACTCATTGCTAGCGGTTGGCATGCTACGGGTTCAAGTAACTCTGACCGCTATCGTTATATGATTGTATTTGATAATACGCTAGGGCATGAAATTGCTCGTCAAAAGCTTGTACCACAGATTCGTTCAGACGTTCAAAGAGCATATCCGAATGTCGATAACAGTCTTTACTCTGGTTTTAACATTACGATTGATATTCCAAATAGTAGCATCAATCACTCATTAAGCTTAATTGCCCGTTACAGTAATGATCCAAACAATGGAGAAGGAGCTCGGGTTGATTATTGGTTTAACCCACTGGCCCTTAATGAAGGCAATCAAGCTTATCTTGATGGGTTAAGCTCCAATGGCAATACTTTAACCGTAACTGGCTGGCATGCTACTAACCAAGCCGCAGGTCGGCCTTACCATTACATTATTGCCTGGGACCAGAACCTCGGTCATGAAATTGCACGACAAAAGGTAACGGCCGTTAGTCGCCCCGATGTTGCTAACACTTATAGCACCGTTGCTAATGCTGTAAACTCCGGATTCAGTGTTAAATTTAACCTAACTCCACAGTTCTTTAATGATAATATTCAGTTTATTTCCCGTTGGACGGACGATGCTGCAGGAAATGGGAATGCTGTAGATTATTGGTTTAAGCCAATGAATCGGACGAACCGAGCCAACCTTGATTCTGTTACATTAAGTAATGGTCAAGTAAAGGTTGCCGGATGGCATGCTACAGACCTCTCACAACTTGAGCCTAATCATTATTTGATTGTATTTGATAATACTACTGGACAACAGGTTGCTTCTGAAAAGGTAGATCTGCAATCATCGCAAGATGTTAAGAATGTCTTTGGCGATATTCAAACTGCAAATCATTCACGGTTTAACTATGCCTTTGGTGGACTACCTTTAATTTCAGGACACAATTACTCATTAGTTAGCCGCTATTCGGCAGACGCCACTGGTAATGGTAATAATGGTGCACATACTGACTCCTGGTTAAATATGGGAACATTCCAACAATCAGCCTATTCCATTGACAATGTTGTCCAAAATGATCGCCATCTGACTGTACAGGGCTGGTTAGCTAACGATTATGCAATGACTAAACCGTATGCCTATGCAATCTTAATTCAAAATGGCCAAGAAATTGGACGTCAACGATTAAATCTTAGTGAACGTGATGATGTTGCTAAGGTCTATCCACAAATTTACCGCAGTCAATATAGTGGCTTTAATGCTAACTTTGATTTGCCAACACTATCGACTGCAGGGTTACAACTGGTCTTAAGATTTACTGATGATCCGGCAGGAAATGGTAATAGTTCAGACCAATGGATTAAGCTAAATAAGTTTAGCCTAGCAGATTAATTCTTACAGTAAGCAATTAAGATAAAAAAATAACTCTTTATCAATTGGTAATGATAAAGAGACTTAGAGAACTAGACTTAGCCACTTCGACTATTGATCTAGTTCTTTTTTAGGTTCTATGATATTCGGTAAGGATAAGATAATTTCTTATCTTTACCGTTTTTTGTTACTTGCCTAAATTTCAAGAATAAGTTAGCCACTGGACTCAAATAAATAATACTGACCAATTGAT
The DNA window shown above is from Limosilactobacillus reuteri and carries:
- a CDS encoding BspA family leucine-rich repeat surface protein; this encodes MAKEHKKLYKAGKNWVVATLTATTITLLGGIGAYTAHADTTIENTQSIQAEGSNQSSQNNNSNNSVVLNQPVTTQSNSTVKNSQPVQNTPTTLTVTAATNNSSELDPNIYGTVQSSQNNNSNNSVVLNQPVTTQSHTTVQSKQPVQGNQTAQDNQNTSATIAAVTDVNNDDGLDPNIYGTVNVKDWDYQINNNILNLTNYHGLDNFRVQDGYHIIIPNLNDFNNANVNISEVSNVGITSDVLKKIQEDCGTYFQTRVATIAISKTQGAHSDKVVAENSNWDSTFKLPSRETGYLEHVDLTNLDKSKITNIGSLFENQTALEEVKGIDTWDTGKITNMKRVFHGTTNLKTIGDLSNWDTSNVTDMSFMFSGTNIDTVGDLSHWNTSKVTSMRAMFSGLCSVGDLSHWDTGSVTDMSYMFSNLDLRSVGDLSNWNTSKVTNMSGMFADSAIRSAGDLGKWDTSNVTDMSEMFSSMFTNRGLQTVGDLSHWNTSKVTSMRAMFQYSPLHTLDLSNWDTSNVTDMSYMFHNSSLNNVGDISKWDTSNVTYLATMFDGSGLNYFSVSNPGSTTKFNNKIKVMDDLAIMGQTGATIATIKAPTFYKNISGENQAQIVYETVLPLVRKATDEQYKRFYDNLDAKNKKMFPSRILLERVHPEHLSNPSEVANSIFEIKLPEIQNGSINYVDQDGKVIKTDPISGMVGDKIDIKVSLPDGYELANKDEQIPSTVTVTEDGIKTITIQVKKLPAVKTGSINYVDQDGKVIKTDTISGKVGDKINVKLSLPDGYELANKDEQIPSTVTVTEDGISPISVNIKKINTTLADNEVPYDSTTVSNNVNSNYGNLDVYSLTENDQGQAQLIASGWHATGSSNSDRYRYMIVFDNTLGHEIARQKLVPQIRSDVQRAYPNVDNSLYSGFNITIDIPNSSINHSLSLIARYSNDPNNGEGARVDYWFNPLALNEGNQAYLDGLSSNGNTLTVTGWHATNQAAGRPYHYIIAWDQNLGHEIARQKVTAVSRPDVANTYSTVANAVNSGFSVKFNLTPQFFNDNIQFISRWTDDAAGNGNAVDYWFKPMNRTNRANLDSVTLSNGQVKVAGWHATDLSQLEPNHYLIVFDNTTGQQVASEKVDLQSSQDVKNVFGDIQTANHSRFNYAFGGLPLISGHNYSLVSRYSADATGNGNNGAHTDSWLNMGTFQQSAYSIDNVVQNDRHLTVQGWLANDYAMTKPYAYAILIQNGQEIGRQRLNLSERDDVAKVYPQIYRSQYSGFNANFDLPTLSTAGLQLVLRFTDDPAGNGNSSDQWIKLNKFSLAD